DNA sequence from the Sediminibacillus dalangtanensis genome:
GCAAAGAGGATAACTATCCGGACAAGCAATTACTGAAATTCGAACCGCAGGCTGCATTCGGGACGGGTCTCCATGAAACGACACAGGACTGTCTGCGCATCCTGTTGTCAATGGATTTATCCGGCCAAACGATCCTTGATCTTGGAACTGGTTCTGGTGTGTTGTCAGTAGCGGCTGGATTGAAGGGAGCGCATTCGCTGACCGCTGTTGATTATGAACCAGTGGAAAGGGAAATTCGCTTGAATGCCGAGCTGAATGATTTGCAGCAGCCGCTACTGGTGGAAAAGGCCGACCTGCTAATAGGGGATTACCGAATAAAAGAGCGTTACGATTTGATCATCATCAATATCGGGGCAGAGGAAACAAGAAAAATAGTGGACAGACATCTGCTAGCTGAAAAAAACAGCACATTCCTGATTTCCGGTATTGTCGAGTGGAATGCAGAAAGTGTTGTCGCTGATTTTCACAAGAAAGGATTTTCCGTTAAGGAAAAACGACAGGCCAATGAATGGGTGACGATTCTTTTTGAAAAAACAGCTTATTGATTGAGATATCCCTGGTTGAATGTTTCCGGGGATATTTTCTTGTTGTATAGGAAATTATAAATTTAATTGAATGTGGATCATTATTGGCTGAAACAGCCACGTCCAGCTCCAGCGCCTACACCCTCGAGGTCTTAAGCCCACCCTCTGTGTGGCAAAAAGCGCCACGCCGAGGCTGTTCTTAAGCTTGTCGGGGGTGAGCAAGGCGCTTGCGCTTTTGTCCTTTATTAGAGAATCCTTACAGTAGGACAGGTGTATTCTGTGGGATGAAGAACGTATTTCCATAGATGTATAACCTTTCGTTTTTTTCAAGTCTGGTTGATAAAAAAAGTCAGTATGTTACCCTTTTCATTGTGTGTCAATCGCTGCAGGATGGAAGATCGATCTAAACTTAAAAAGGAGAGATTATCAACATGGAACTTACCAACAATCCAGCATTACTTTGGTTTGTGGGAGCCTATGGTGTGGTTATGATCGCCATGGGGATATACTTTTCAAAGAAGATTGCAAGCAGCGAAGACTTTATATTAGCCGGAAAAGGCTTGGGGACTATTGTCCTGACGGGGACATTGCTTGCTACCTGGACTGGAAGCGGCAGCATCTCCGGCGGGGAGACATCCATGGCTTTCAGTTATGGCATCATTCCAGCATTATTAATGATGCTTCCAACTTTGGTCGGTATCGGTATATTATACCTAATCGCCCCGAAAATTCGTCAATTTGGCAAATACACGGTTTCCGGCATTCTTGAAGATAAATATGGGACCACTGCACGGATGATAGCCAGTATTATCATTATTTTAGCCTTTGTCGGTATTGTTTCTTATCAAATGACAGGGCTGGGATTCATTTTGAATCTGACAACCGGTATGTCCGTTGAAGTCGGAACCATTATTGGTGCGATTCTAATTATCTTTCTGGCCACTATTGGCGGACTGCGCTCCGTGGCACCGACGGATGCTTTAAGTGCTTTTCTTGCGATTGCCGCTTTATTTATTACGTTGCCGACTATCTTTATAATAGCTGGTGGCTGGGATGAGATTACTGCCAATGTACCTGCGGATCACCTAACAGCCACCGGAACGTTATCGAACGTACAACTACTCGGGTTTTTGCTTCCCTCTTTGTTTTTATTATTAGGCGATCAAAATATGTATCAACGGCTTGCTTCTTCATCTGGTGACAAATCCTCTAAGAAGGCGCAAATTGGCTGGTTGATAGGAATGCTGCTCATTTCGCCTTCCATTTCCTTTATTTCTTTTGCCTCCCGTTCTCTTTTCCCTGA
Encoded proteins:
- a CDS encoding 50S ribosomal protein L11 methyltransferase, translating into MLHEFVVRLSTDSVDEAIEKLNAVGVYHLYYEPPIEIFQVENGYDYREIEQKYAELKVYAEEDSLPGLPQAYFTRIEQALKVPKEAIHYREVDEQQWDTAFEDIDLENGWILCYSGKEDNYPDKQLLKFEPQAAFGTGLHETTQDCLRILLSMDLSGQTILDLGTGSGVLSVAAGLKGAHSLTAVDYEPVEREIRLNAELNDLQQPLLVEKADLLIGDYRIKERYDLIIINIGAEETRKIVDRHLLAEKNSTFLISGIVEWNAESVVADFHKKGFSVKEKRQANEWVTILFEKTAY
- a CDS encoding sodium:solute symporter family protein, coding for MELTNNPALLWFVGAYGVVMIAMGIYFSKKIASSEDFILAGKGLGTIVLTGTLLATWTGSGSISGGETSMAFSYGIIPALLMMLPTLVGIGILYLIAPKIRQFGKYTVSGILEDKYGTTARMIASIIIILAFVGIVSYQMTGLGFILNLTTGMSVEVGTIIGAILIIFLATIGGLRSVAPTDALSAFLAIAALFITLPTIFIIAGGWDEITANVPADHLTATGTLSNVQLLGFLLPSLFLLLGDQNMYQRLASSSGDKSSKKAQIGWLIGMLLISPSISFISFASRSLFPDIDPGMALMATTVVMPTVVGGILLAAATAFIVTTGNSYLLSAATNVTYDIVGKFIKKDATDKQLLKMTKLFIILLGLLAYLLIAYFPTVLEVQMYAYTVYGAGLTPAILAVFFWKRVNAAGGVASMVAGVITTLIWEIPLGKPFDLNSVIIALPVAVIVLVIVTFMTTSTTEK